CGCCCTGCTCGGCATCGGCCACAAACCGGCGGCCTGACACGACGACGGCCGTCGCCGAAGGAAATCGGCGACGGCCGTCGGTACGAGCGATGCTGCCCGGACGAGAGATCAGCGCGGCGCCATGCGCAGCGCGCCGTCCATGCGAATGGTCTCGCCGTTGAGGTAGTCGTGCTCGACGATGTACTGCGACAGCTGCGCGTACTCGTCGGGACGGCCCAGGCGCGAGGGGAAGGGCACACCCGCCTCGAGGCCCTTGCGGTACTCCTCGGTGACACCGGCCAGCATCGGGGTGTCGATGATGCCGGGGGCGATGGTGTTCACCCGGATACCGAACTGGGCGAGGTCACGCGCGGCAGGCACGGTCATGCCGTGCACGCCGCCCTTGGACGCGGAGTACGCGATCTGGCCGATCTGGCCCTCGAAGGCGGCGACGGAGGCGGTGTTGATGACGACGCCGCGCTGGCCGTACTCGTCGACCGGGTCGGTCTTGGCGATGGCGTCGGCGGCCAGGCGCATCACGTTGAAGGTGCCGAGCAGGTTGACCGTGATGACGGTGCGGAAGAGCTCGAGGTCGTGCGGGCCGTTCTTGGACAGGATGCGTCCGGCCCAGCCGACACCGGCGCAGTTGACCACGATGCGCAGCGGCGCACCGGACTCGACGACCTGCGCGACGGCGGCGGCGACTTCGTCGTTGCTGGTGACGTCGGCCGGGATCAGGGTGACGCCGG
This sequence is a window from Nocardia farcinica. Protein-coding genes within it:
- a CDS encoding SDR family NAD(P)-dependent oxidoreductase, which encodes MEISGSAAIITGGASGLGAATAKRFAELGATVFGLDIPASIERAGDNVPAGVTLIPADVTSNDEVAAAVAQVVESGAPLRIVVNCAGVGWAGRILSKNGPHDLELFRTVITVNLLGTFNVMRLAADAIAKTDPVDEYGQRGVVINTASVAAFEGQIGQIAYSASKGGVHGMTVPAARDLAQFGIRVNTIAPGIIDTPMLAGVTEEYRKGLEAGVPFPSRLGRPDEYAQLSQYIVEHDYLNGETIRMDGALRMAPR